Proteins from a genomic interval of Rubinisphaera italica:
- the serS gene encoding serine--tRNA ligase has translation MLDLQYLCDNLDAVRENCENRGVKINLDDLVALRDQRRELIMKGDQLRSEQKETSGKIPKASAEEKPVLIARGKELRAEVAEIELQQKDVDLKLREVQTQIPNMTHPDSPVGRTEDDSVTVREVGEKPSYDFEPKDHVDLAESLDLIDLEAGSKVAGHGFYFLKNEAVLLELALVQYAIEKLRAEGFTVMTTPDLARDDILEGIGFNPRGEESQIYSVENTDLNLVGTAEITLGGMKKDEVIDLEKLPIKVAGISHCFRTEAGAHGRATRGIYRVHQFTKVEIFGFTAPDLELSNEFHQMILRIEEEFFQGLNIPYRVLDIATGDMGGPAYRKYDLEAWMPGRGESGEYGEVTSCSNCTDYQSRRLNIRCKQPGTKGTQFVHTLNGTAVAVTRALIALLENNQQADGSVKIPEVLQKWVGTDLIKPGS, from the coding sequence ATGCTTGATCTGCAATATCTGTGTGACAATCTCGATGCGGTACGAGAAAACTGCGAAAATCGTGGCGTCAAAATTAATCTGGACGACTTGGTTGCCTTGCGCGATCAGCGTCGTGAATTAATTATGAAGGGGGATCAACTCCGTTCTGAACAGAAAGAGACTTCAGGAAAAATTCCAAAAGCTTCCGCTGAGGAGAAGCCAGTGCTGATTGCCCGGGGCAAGGAATTGCGAGCGGAAGTGGCTGAAATTGAGCTGCAGCAGAAAGACGTCGATTTGAAACTGCGTGAAGTGCAGACACAAATTCCGAATATGACCCATCCCGATTCTCCGGTCGGTCGGACGGAAGATGATTCGGTGACCGTTCGCGAAGTTGGGGAAAAGCCGAGTTATGATTTCGAGCCGAAGGATCATGTCGATCTTGCGGAAAGCCTGGATCTGATTGACCTCGAAGCAGGCAGCAAAGTCGCCGGGCATGGCTTCTATTTTCTGAAGAACGAAGCGGTTCTGCTGGAACTGGCTCTCGTGCAGTATGCCATCGAAAAGCTGCGAGCAGAGGGATTCACCGTGATGACGACTCCCGACCTGGCGCGCGATGATATTCTCGAAGGGATTGGTTTCAATCCTCGTGGAGAAGAATCGCAGATTTACTCCGTCGAAAATACGGATTTGAATCTGGTAGGCACTGCAGAAATTACGCTGGGAGGAATGAAGAAAGACGAAGTGATCGACCTCGAAAAGTTACCGATTAAAGTCGCCGGGATTTCGCACTGTTTCCGTACAGAAGCCGGAGCTCATGGCCGGGCGACGCGGGGAATTTATCGTGTCCATCAATTTACAAAAGTGGAAATCTTTGGATTCACCGCTCCCGATCTCGAATTGTCGAATGAATTCCATCAGATGATTTTACGCATCGAAGAAGAATTCTTTCAGGGGTTGAATATTCCCTATCGTGTTCTCGATATCGCCACTGGAGACATGGGTGGTCCCGCTTATCGCAAATACGATCTCGAAGCCTGGATGCCTGGCCGCGGTGAAAGCGGAGAATATGGAGAAGTGACCAGTTGCTCAAACTGCACGGACTATCAGTCACGCAGGCTGAACATTCGCTGCAAACAACCGGGGACAAAAGGAACTCAGTTTGTTCACACACTGAACGGAACTGCAGTCGCGGTGACGCGAGCTCTGATTGCTCTGTTGGAAAACAATCAGCAAGCCGATGGAAGTGTGAAGATTCCAGAGGTACTGCAGAAATGGGTCGGAACTGATCTGATCAAGCCGGGTTCATAA
- a CDS encoding YCF48-related protein, whose amino-acid sequence MLYQIAIRSFQLRVALFLLLLSSLSEAIALAQESIVGPPITAQERILLDDATLHDVTFVGPEIGYAVGNRGCIRKTTDGGQTWKFLPTPVACNWESVVFLTDQIGWVAGGIVAVDGRTSQGCILATRDGGATWQIQAPVGLGYLKHLQFFDLSQGVVCGESTSKNPSGIWQTANGGKTWTGVVHTQQYRWLGGHFAEPNSGVLVGEQGQIALLGGNRLFVDPSLNLGSKSVTAVTIDDTAKGWIVGDGGLIRFSPGGASWQDPATEIPESLRRIFDFRTVTSRGDRVWIAGHPGSSILLSEDAGQSWQIASNPSSAPLNAITFVDDKTGYAVGELGTIVKTTDGGRNWNLSAGGIRRLALLQYSSVPEEASLSLTARYSGHHGYRTGVIAMCKTEGAEIGEYASAPLRLEAAQQHAGGNITSIRWTLPLDLPQIREHQPELITRWNRATDGQLSEYVLTHLVRDIRTYRPTVLVIDSPEAHDHAGLLIQQAVENAVRMAADVTAMPDLQSQTMLAPWQVSRLVLRNRAGQGGDLVLDNNDYLTGLQQSVRSAASPSYRLIQPGQVTGPLFESYSISKQTPIPQNLRLNDFFTGIVLGPGSDARRAMITLEGDDAKGEAIARRQRNQAAFLKRDMHNEMKAGQTIAQLNDFIAGMTPQQATVQLYEVANEYRNNHDWDFFESVLMKIVEDFPAQPLAATAAVDLIQLWGSQEMRALRLKGRQATKVRQQVDHNQLQNDLNNIRPASGEFAEESPSPIVPAFVETEANAAISPGSQNDRSNWNTTWTQRAVSLYQFLEKNHPHTASTAEVQFPIASLLRAQGATRPANELYGNYLVGDELGENQIRNPRLAIAELEFWLQSRSGFSPKNFSLCHFTEAAPRLDAELTEDCWKTATELRLTSTLGNPQVMNATSEETPIVLCSFDDTYFYIAASCPRREGLPENLPTKGERQYDANLSGYDRMQFAIDVDRDYFSSCVFEVDQRGLTHDRCGDDPTWNPEWYVACDGDQDHWRVEIAIPRSQLETFGPPAQDPVWSVAITRILPAQGIQSWSGQKQEELQLGSYGWLQLKK is encoded by the coding sequence ATGCTTTATCAAATTGCCATACGATCTTTTCAGTTACGAGTAGCACTCTTCCTGCTCCTGCTGTCATCTCTGTCTGAAGCTATTGCTCTGGCTCAAGAGTCAATTGTCGGCCCGCCAATTACTGCTCAGGAACGCATACTTCTTGATGATGCGACATTACACGATGTCACTTTTGTGGGACCGGAAATCGGATATGCTGTCGGCAATCGTGGGTGCATTCGCAAAACGACTGATGGTGGTCAGACCTGGAAATTTCTGCCGACTCCGGTCGCCTGCAATTGGGAATCGGTCGTCTTTCTGACCGACCAAATTGGCTGGGTGGCAGGGGGCATCGTCGCGGTCGATGGACGAACCTCTCAAGGCTGCATTCTTGCAACTCGCGATGGGGGAGCAACATGGCAGATTCAGGCTCCCGTAGGACTGGGATACCTCAAACATCTGCAGTTTTTCGACTTGAGTCAAGGTGTTGTTTGCGGCGAGTCGACCTCGAAAAATCCCTCAGGAATCTGGCAGACAGCCAATGGCGGAAAGACATGGACTGGAGTGGTGCATACGCAGCAGTATCGGTGGTTGGGCGGACATTTTGCTGAGCCAAACAGCGGCGTATTGGTTGGCGAGCAAGGACAAATCGCCCTCCTTGGCGGAAACCGATTGTTTGTCGATCCGAGTTTGAACCTGGGATCAAAATCAGTCACTGCTGTCACAATCGATGACACAGCCAAAGGCTGGATCGTTGGAGATGGTGGCTTGATTCGCTTCTCACCCGGCGGAGCCTCCTGGCAGGATCCTGCAACCGAAATCCCGGAATCGCTACGACGCATTTTTGATTTCCGCACGGTCACCTCGCGGGGAGATCGTGTCTGGATAGCCGGTCATCCCGGATCATCGATCCTGCTTTCCGAAGATGCCGGTCAAAGCTGGCAGATCGCGTCTAATCCTTCCTCTGCTCCTTTGAATGCAATCACCTTTGTCGATGATAAAACCGGATACGCAGTTGGTGAACTGGGAACGATTGTCAAAACGACTGATGGTGGTCGCAATTGGAATCTCTCTGCTGGCGGCATTCGTCGACTGGCGTTGTTGCAATATTCGTCTGTGCCGGAAGAAGCTTCGCTCTCTTTGACTGCTCGTTATTCGGGACATCATGGATATCGCACAGGAGTGATCGCAATGTGTAAAACGGAAGGGGCTGAAATCGGAGAATATGCCTCTGCACCTCTTCGACTGGAAGCGGCTCAACAACATGCGGGTGGAAATATCACAAGTATTCGCTGGACGTTACCACTTGACCTGCCTCAAATTCGCGAACATCAACCCGAGTTGATTACCCGTTGGAATCGCGCGACTGATGGTCAGCTTTCGGAGTATGTCCTGACACATCTGGTGCGGGATATCCGAACTTATCGCCCGACGGTCCTCGTCATCGATAGCCCGGAAGCTCACGATCACGCGGGATTATTAATTCAGCAGGCGGTCGAAAATGCCGTCCGCATGGCAGCCGATGTGACGGCGATGCCGGACTTGCAGTCACAGACGATGCTGGCTCCCTGGCAGGTATCGCGGCTCGTGCTGCGAAATCGAGCCGGACAAGGGGGAGATCTCGTACTCGATAACAACGATTATCTCACCGGCTTACAACAATCGGTTCGCTCGGCTGCCAGTCCCTCATATCGATTGATTCAACCAGGACAAGTGACGGGGCCACTCTTTGAGAGTTACTCGATTTCAAAGCAGACGCCGATCCCCCAGAACTTGCGTTTAAATGATTTCTTCACAGGGATTGTCCTGGGCCCGGGTAGCGATGCGCGGCGCGCAATGATTACACTCGAAGGTGACGATGCAAAAGGCGAAGCGATCGCACGTCGTCAGCGGAATCAGGCTGCATTTCTGAAACGGGACATGCATAATGAAATGAAAGCCGGGCAGACGATTGCTCAACTGAACGACTTCATTGCCGGGATGACGCCTCAACAGGCAACGGTTCAGTTATATGAAGTGGCCAACGAATACAGGAATAATCACGATTGGGATTTCTTTGAATCGGTGCTGATGAAAATCGTGGAAGACTTTCCTGCTCAGCCACTGGCAGCCACAGCGGCTGTCGATCTGATTCAGTTGTGGGGATCTCAGGAAATGAGAGCCTTGCGACTCAAGGGACGTCAGGCAACAAAAGTCCGCCAGCAGGTCGATCATAATCAGCTTCAGAACGATCTCAATAACATCCGCCCAGCCTCCGGAGAATTTGCTGAGGAGTCTCCTTCACCTATTGTCCCGGCTTTTGTTGAAACCGAAGCGAATGCTGCGATTAGTCCAGGAAGTCAAAACGATCGTTCCAACTGGAATACCACCTGGACTCAACGTGCGGTATCCTTGTATCAATTTTTGGAGAAGAATCATCCCCATACCGCGAGCACTGCAGAAGTTCAGTTCCCGATTGCCAGCCTTCTGCGTGCTCAAGGTGCGACGCGGCCAGCAAATGAACTCTATGGCAATTATCTCGTTGGCGATGAACTGGGAGAGAATCAGATTCGCAATCCTCGGCTCGCGATTGCCGAGCTGGAATTCTGGCTGCAAAGTCGTTCCGGCTTCTCTCCCAAGAACTTTTCACTTTGTCACTTCACCGAAGCCGCTCCTCGTCTCGATGCTGAACTTACGGAAGACTGCTGGAAAACCGCGACAGAGCTTCGACTTACTTCGACACTTGGAAATCCTCAGGTGATGAATGCCACCTCTGAAGAAACTCCCATCGTCCTGTGCAGCTTTGATGACACTTACTTTTATATCGCAGCCAGTTGCCCACGACGCGAAGGCTTACCGGAGAATCTCCCAACCAAAGGGGAACGTCAATACGATGCCAACCTGAGCGGATACGACCGAATGCAATTCGCCATCGATGTTGATCGCGATTATTTTTCATCCTGCGTCTTCGAAGTCGATCAACGTGGGTTGACTCACGATCGTTGCGGAGACGATCCAACCTGGAATCCTGAATGGTATGTCGCCTGCGACGGAGATCAGGACCATTGGCGAGTGGAAATTGCGATCCCTAGGAGTCAACTCGAAACATTCGGTCCGCCCGCACAGGATCCCGTCTGGTCAGTCGCGATTACCAGAATCCTGCCTGCTCAGGGAATTCAAAGCTGGAGCGGACAAAAGCAGGAAGAACTTCAACTTGGTTCTTATGGCTGGCTACAGCTTAAGAAGTAA
- a CDS encoding polyribonucleotide nucleotidyltransferase, producing MSFEYSRRRFITKVACALALPAISGCGTFLYPERRGQPGGKLDWKVVALDGLGLLLFFIPGVIAFAVDITTGAIYLPPHEYRGQSPAKMQDGYVAVDLPKGDFSNQKIADTVYENTGKQISLEENQYKTARLPSLKVFQKEQERFEQEYAKAR from the coding sequence ATGAGCTTTGAATATTCACGGCGTCGTTTCATTACGAAGGTCGCCTGTGCCCTTGCATTGCCTGCCATTTCTGGATGCGGCACTTTCCTTTATCCAGAACGGCGTGGACAACCCGGAGGGAAGCTCGATTGGAAAGTTGTCGCTCTGGATGGCCTTGGCTTATTGCTGTTCTTCATCCCGGGAGTGATTGCTTTTGCCGTCGATATTACAACGGGTGCCATTTATCTCCCTCCGCACGAATATCGCGGACAATCTCCCGCAAAAATGCAGGATGGATATGTGGCCGTTGATTTACCGAAAGGCGATTTCAGCAATCAGAAAATCGCGGATACTGTCTATGAAAACACAGGCAAGCAAATTTCACTGGAAGAAAACCAATACAAAACCGCTCGACTTCCAAGCCTGAAAGTCTTTCAGAAAGAGCAGGAGCGGTTTGAGCAGGAATATGCCAAGGCTCGGTAA
- a CDS encoding tetratricopeptide repeat protein has translation MAPGTMEETKSAALNLIRQRQFEEALVLLESIGDGDPSELLDVYEMQAMCYFRTKQYEQACTCYQQLAEEHPQSATPLTNLGAVYNRMKKFPEAVSSLRNAIQRDKHNFDAYYNLGFAHRNSGHPELAIPAYKEAIKLNPQFDQAHLNLANAYLDVNNNRQAVIHYQTALNINPDLEAATRGLKKAQDREIQSAKNTNPFGRLVDVTQLSHRKSASAIKTLNIVEREKDRQEVQRIAKAIRNAARHVSEEVREKMEPALLALTRALIDGENHPEMITQYYNQFHAAIPKFEEGRRYLKRSVLELRGHEEPMNTPDLDF, from the coding sequence ATGGCACCGGGCACTATGGAAGAAACGAAATCAGCAGCGTTAAACCTGATTCGTCAACGTCAGTTTGAAGAGGCACTCGTTCTTCTGGAATCGATTGGAGATGGCGATCCGTCCGAACTCCTCGATGTATATGAGATGCAGGCAATGTGCTATTTTCGCACGAAACAGTATGAGCAGGCTTGTACCTGCTATCAGCAACTGGCCGAAGAACATCCACAAAGTGCAACCCCACTGACGAATCTGGGTGCGGTTTACAATCGGATGAAAAAATTTCCGGAAGCGGTCAGTTCGCTGCGAAATGCGATTCAACGCGACAAGCACAATTTCGACGCCTATTACAATCTCGGCTTTGCTCATCGCAATTCCGGACATCCCGAACTGGCGATTCCCGCTTACAAAGAAGCAATTAAACTGAATCCTCAGTTCGATCAAGCTCATTTGAATCTTGCGAATGCGTATCTGGATGTGAATAACAATCGCCAGGCGGTGATTCATTATCAAACAGCCTTGAACATCAATCCGGATCTCGAAGCCGCGACCAGGGGATTGAAGAAGGCTCAGGATCGTGAGATTCAATCGGCGAAGAATACCAATCCATTCGGTCGGCTTGTCGATGTGACACAATTGTCTCATCGAAAATCTGCATCTGCGATAAAGACGTTGAATATTGTCGAACGTGAAAAGGATCGCCAGGAAGTGCAGCGAATAGCAAAAGCGATTCGCAATGCGGCCCGACACGTCTCTGAAGAAGTTCGCGAAAAAATGGAGCCCGCATTACTGGCATTGACTCGGGCACTGATTGACGGAGAAAATCATCCGGAAATGATTACTCAATATTACAATCAATTCCACGCTGCAATTCCCAAATTTGAAGAGGGGCGACGATACCTCAAACGGAGTGTCCTCGAACTTCGTGGTCATGAAGAACCGATGAATACACCGGATCTGGATTTTTGA
- a CDS encoding nuclear transport factor 2 family protein: MGNTQTATSFMQMVTAGNIQQAYDEYVSDNFIHHNIYYPGDREALLTAMIENHEQFPSKILDIKRTISENDLVMVHSLIKLDTEHDGVAAVHIFRFENDQIAELWDMTQAIDLDSPNENGLI; encoded by the coding sequence ATGGGTAATACACAAACAGCAACCTCATTCATGCAAATGGTCACAGCGGGAAATATTCAGCAAGCCTATGACGAGTATGTGAGTGATAATTTCATCCATCATAACATCTATTATCCCGGAGATCGCGAAGCGTTACTGACAGCCATGATCGAAAATCATGAGCAGTTTCCAAGCAAGATCCTCGACATCAAGCGGACGATATCCGAGAACGATCTGGTGATGGTGCATTCGTTAATTAAACTGGATACCGAGCATGATGGCGTCGCCGCGGTTCACATTTTTCGATTTGAGAACGATCAAATTGCCGAATTATGGGACATGACCCAAGCCATCGATCTGGATTCCCCGAATGAAAATGGGCTAATTTAG
- a CDS encoding tripeptidyl peptidase II (This protein is primarily eukaryotic, but in bacteria occurs in Planctomycetes and Verrucomicrobia.), whose protein sequence is MRRSSILWLVTALALPAFSVIGQPVNDAKTQEATKQPPKQSAPPTDLSWMPKEETGALRFLKDHPEADGRGTVVAIFDTGVDPGAVGLQTTPDGRPKVIDMIDGTGSGDVIMEDPTKAENNELTGLSGRKLKLSAEWKNPSGEFRLGMKSGYELLPPELVTVIKAEREKTFKAEQQLHRAKLSHKLASWKAEHPKPKDEEKKEQAELEAQVKLIDELLKDYSDAGPIYDCVVFYDGEHHRAVIDTDEDGDLAEEAVLTNFRVERKYDTFADPINMNFGVNIYDEGKLLSIVCDTGAHGTHVAGIVSAYYPENPEWNGVAPGAQIVSVKIGDTRLDGMENGPGLVRGLKAVIDNKCDLINMSYGEPSQTPNVGRIAELYSEVVTDHDVIFVSSAGNAGPALTTVGAPGGTTSVILGVGAYISPEMMKSEYSLRDDLPGLPYTWTSRGPTSDGDMGVDIFAPGGAIAPVPQWTRQANQQMNGTSMASPNACGNIALLLSAAKQNKLKYNPFSVRKAIQNTAEVVPNAEVFAAGPGLLQVDKAWSYLENHAKESSQLLNFEISIPAANNGRGIYLRDPHQTLAAAAHRVYVTPKFPEGTPIENRLEVNLFCNLKATADFVKVGNLLHLNHGGNRLDVEVDPTGLETGVHFAEVLAYEANSDESNILFRIPITVVIPVRDAELTENHYKLEYENDFVPGQLQRHFLDVPAGATWCELEMSLVDTTEPKFFRLHTMQLVDGEDFEHVEAGSYYQVTPQVETTSAFRVVPGRTLEVVLGQYWSILGESRLKYSVQFHGGEPDDASMTLAYGQGPSAVTISNQLQPEKISPSAKLTKWNKVILPESHDIEALTLDRDVLPNGSAVYELKLTYELKLDKKTSVTPHIFAWENRLYDSEVGPFIYHVFDSNKQRITTNDMFADAISLEKGTYKIEVVTQHHDYDTLDGFEKLPLTIEQSLSSPISLDFWSSHAAAANETSGGTSGILSGDDSLTVYVDEPKASSLPKGISAGDYLVGSVTYSADDEAATHYEVRYYYTAAESSATAASKSDEQKSLEDQVRELQMTYLKTLDPTSEEFTKLKESLMAGDESTRKLLKIELELLDTDEKRKERLEKVIETAEKLIATYDQNEIAAQLSRRSPEDDKEAKKARKKAETEKAELVDTLYRKARAIGYRELPDVIEKTPIADQAAQDKAFADSLAALESWVDLSEKDYFLLSVRRERRAGRYASAILLLDKQIDASAPFLYYKKRLDMLGQLEWKTWQEWQQKQMLLKFPEKHPPYK, encoded by the coding sequence ATGCGACGTAGTTCGATTTTATGGCTGGTGACAGCTCTTGCGCTTCCGGCTTTTTCCGTCATCGGCCAACCGGTGAATGATGCAAAGACTCAGGAAGCCACAAAGCAGCCTCCAAAACAGTCCGCTCCTCCCACTGATTTGAGCTGGATGCCCAAAGAAGAAACCGGGGCTCTTCGCTTCCTGAAAGATCATCCCGAAGCTGATGGCCGGGGTACTGTGGTCGCCATTTTCGATACAGGTGTCGATCCCGGAGCGGTAGGATTGCAAACCACGCCCGATGGTCGTCCTAAAGTGATTGACATGATCGACGGCACTGGCAGTGGCGATGTAATCATGGAAGATCCCACAAAAGCCGAAAATAACGAACTGACAGGCTTGAGTGGCCGCAAGTTGAAACTCTCAGCAGAGTGGAAAAACCCTTCCGGCGAGTTCCGACTCGGTATGAAGTCCGGCTACGAACTGCTTCCCCCTGAACTTGTGACCGTCATCAAAGCAGAACGGGAGAAGACGTTCAAAGCAGAACAGCAGTTGCATCGAGCGAAACTGTCCCACAAACTGGCCAGCTGGAAAGCCGAGCATCCCAAGCCAAAAGATGAAGAAAAGAAAGAACAGGCGGAACTGGAAGCTCAGGTCAAACTGATCGATGAATTGCTGAAAGACTATTCTGATGCCGGTCCAATTTACGATTGCGTCGTCTTTTACGATGGCGAACATCATCGAGCGGTCATCGATACCGATGAAGATGGTGATCTGGCTGAAGAAGCTGTGCTGACAAATTTCCGTGTCGAGCGAAAATACGACACGTTCGCCGATCCGATCAATATGAACTTCGGTGTCAACATTTACGACGAAGGCAAACTGCTCTCCATCGTCTGCGATACCGGTGCACACGGAACTCATGTCGCAGGAATTGTCTCGGCTTATTATCCAGAGAATCCTGAATGGAATGGTGTTGCACCGGGAGCACAGATTGTTTCCGTAAAAATTGGCGATACCCGGCTCGATGGAATGGAAAACGGTCCCGGACTGGTTCGGGGTTTGAAAGCGGTTATCGACAATAAATGCGATCTCATCAACATGAGTTACGGCGAACCTTCACAAACTCCCAATGTGGGACGAATCGCAGAACTTTATTCCGAAGTCGTTACTGATCACGATGTGATTTTCGTCTCCAGTGCAGGCAATGCTGGTCCTGCGTTGACGACAGTCGGAGCCCCTGGCGGAACAACGTCCGTCATTCTGGGAGTGGGAGCGTACATTTCGCCAGAGATGATGAAATCCGAGTACTCACTCCGAGATGATCTGCCTGGCTTGCCCTACACCTGGACCTCACGAGGACCAACTTCGGATGGCGACATGGGCGTCGATATTTTTGCACCGGGGGGAGCAATCGCTCCAGTGCCACAATGGACACGACAGGCCAATCAGCAGATGAACGGCACCTCAATGGCGTCGCCGAATGCCTGCGGAAATATTGCTCTGTTACTCTCTGCCGCGAAACAGAATAAACTGAAATACAATCCGTTCTCTGTTCGCAAGGCGATTCAGAATACTGCAGAAGTCGTGCCCAATGCCGAAGTCTTTGCGGCTGGTCCCGGCCTGTTGCAAGTTGATAAAGCCTGGTCGTATCTGGAAAACCATGCCAAAGAGTCCAGCCAGTTACTAAATTTTGAAATCTCTATTCCAGCTGCAAACAATGGCCGCGGGATCTATTTGCGAGATCCGCATCAGACGCTAGCCGCTGCTGCTCATCGGGTGTATGTCACTCCGAAATTTCCGGAAGGGACCCCGATTGAAAATCGGCTCGAAGTGAACCTGTTCTGCAATCTGAAAGCGACTGCGGATTTCGTGAAGGTTGGGAATCTGCTGCATTTGAATCATGGTGGAAATCGGCTCGATGTTGAAGTTGATCCAACGGGACTCGAAACCGGCGTCCACTTTGCAGAAGTACTGGCTTACGAAGCCAACAGCGATGAATCGAATATTCTGTTCCGGATTCCAATTACCGTTGTGATTCCGGTTCGGGATGCGGAACTGACTGAGAATCATTACAAACTGGAGTACGAGAACGATTTCGTTCCTGGTCAACTCCAGCGACATTTTCTGGATGTGCCAGCCGGGGCTACCTGGTGTGAATTGGAAATGTCTCTGGTCGATACGACAGAGCCGAAATTCTTCCGACTCCATACAATGCAACTTGTCGATGGCGAAGATTTCGAACATGTTGAAGCCGGTAGCTATTACCAGGTCACTCCTCAAGTGGAAACGACCAGTGCATTCCGGGTTGTGCCTGGGCGAACGCTTGAAGTCGTGTTGGGACAATACTGGTCGATCCTTGGAGAAAGCCGCCTGAAATACAGCGTGCAATTCCACGGTGGCGAACCGGACGATGCCTCGATGACGCTCGCTTACGGTCAAGGTCCTTCAGCAGTCACTATTTCCAATCAACTGCAGCCGGAGAAGATTTCACCGTCTGCCAAACTGACCAAATGGAATAAAGTCATTCTGCCGGAATCTCATGACATTGAAGCGTTGACTCTGGATCGCGATGTTCTTCCCAATGGGAGTGCAGTCTACGAGTTGAAGCTGACCTATGAATTGAAACTGGATAAGAAAACATCGGTCACGCCTCACATCTTCGCCTGGGAGAATCGACTATACGATTCCGAAGTGGGGCCGTTTATCTATCACGTTTTCGATTCCAATAAGCAACGCATTACCACAAACGATATGTTTGCCGATGCCATCAGCCTGGAAAAGGGAACTTACAAAATTGAAGTCGTCACGCAACATCATGACTACGATACGCTCGACGGCTTTGAAAAGTTGCCTTTGACGATTGAGCAATCACTGTCTTCTCCGATCTCACTGGATTTCTGGTCTTCCCACGCCGCTGCTGCCAATGAAACTTCAGGGGGAACGTCCGGAATTTTGAGTGGCGATGATTCTCTCACAGTGTATGTCGATGAGCCTAAAGCGAGTTCCCTACCGAAGGGGATTTCAGCAGGCGATTATTTGGTCGGCTCAGTCACTTATTCAGCCGACGATGAAGCCGCGACGCATTACGAAGTTCGGTACTACTACACGGCCGCCGAAAGCTCGGCTACTGCAGCATCGAAATCTGATGAGCAGAAGTCTCTCGAAGATCAGGTTCGCGAGTTGCAGATGACCTATCTGAAAACACTCGATCCCACCAGCGAGGAATTCACGAAGCTGAAAGAATCGTTAATGGCGGGCGATGAGAGTACTCGCAAACTGTTGAAGATCGAACTGGAACTGCTCGATACGGATGAAAAGCGAAAAGAACGACTCGAAAAAGTCATCGAAACGGCTGAAAAACTGATTGCGACTTACGATCAGAATGAGATCGCTGCTCAATTGAGCCGTCGATCACCAGAAGATGATAAGGAGGCGAAGAAAGCCAGAAAAAAGGCGGAGACAGAGAAGGCCGAACTTGTCGATACACTTTATCGCAAGGCGCGTGCGATTGGTTATCGCGAATTGCCCGATGTGATCGAAAAAACGCCGATCGCAGATCAGGCTGCTCAGGACAAGGCCTTCGCAGACTCTTTGGCGGCTTTGGAATCCTGGGTCGATTTGAGCGAGAAGGATTACTTCCTGTTATCCGTCCGTCGCGAACGCCGTGCTGGTCGTTACGCTTCGGCAATCCTGCTGCTCGATAAGCAAATCGATGCCTCCGCTCCATTCCTCTACTACAAAAAACGACTAGACATGCTCGGTCAACTGGAGTGGAAAACCTGGCAGGAATGGCAGCAAAAACAGATGCTGCTGAAGTTCCCGGAGAAGCATCCTCCATACAAATAA